Proteins from a genomic interval of Methanobacteriaceae archaeon:
- a CDS encoding DsrE family protein yields MESSFIIIDKAPYGYEDAFSGFYVSIACLNKELDSDVLLIGDGVYAALGGQQSESRLNFPCVEELTYLIFPEGSLFVHEKSLQDRGFKEKDLVEAAEIINDQELYEIMAVKSKNTTFLRI; encoded by the coding sequence ATGGAATCATCATTCATCATAATTGATAAGGCCCCTTACGGTTATGAAGATGCTTTTAGTGGATTTTATGTTTCAATTGCCTGCTTAAACAAAGAATTAGATTCGGATGTTCTTTTAATTGGTGACGGAGTCTATGCTGCCCTGGGAGGACAGCAGAGTGAGAGTCGTTTGAATTTCCCTTGTGTGGAAGAGCTGACTTACCTTATTTTTCCAGAAGGAAGTCTATTTGTTCATGAAAAATCATTGCAAGATCGAGGATTTAAAGAAAAAGATCTGGTGGAAGCCGCCGAAATTATAAATGATCAGGAATTATACGAAATTATGGCTGTAA
- a CDS encoding DUF166 family protein encodes MIKIAIVTDGPYGDRAYENIKEEFETDFIELEPPVGAFIDEIEVPEDALEKLTEANVILTYVIHPDLTLELVEHLHDKVDWIIVGAWRGKGFKQQLTRFGNITAPENMCDLEENGNPVFDEFVAKFGQPIVKINCQSDKVLDVKVIRGSPCGATDFVAKDVIGRNTEGLASRAGLRIQHYPCRAPKMRLLSDDECKKEMAANMHRDAFERGLEESKKE; translated from the coding sequence ATGATTAAAATAGCCATAGTAACTGACGGGCCTTATGGAGATCGGGCCTATGAAAACATCAAAGAAGAGTTTGAAACAGATTTTATCGAGCTTGAACCACCAGTTGGTGCATTTATTGATGAAATAGAAGTTCCAGAGGATGCTTTAGAAAAATTAACAGAAGCCAATGTTATTTTAACCTATGTAATCCACCCAGACCTCACCCTGGAACTGGTAGAGCATCTCCACGATAAGGTGGACTGGATAATCGTTGGGGCCTGGAGAGGAAAAGGTTTCAAACAGCAGTTAACCCGATTTGGAAATATTACTGCTCCAGAAAACATGTGCGATCTGGAGGAAAATGGAAATCCAGTATTTGATGAATTCGTGGCTAAATTTGGCCAACCCATAGTCAAAATTAATTGTCAGAGCGATAAAGTCTTGGATGTGAAAGTCATAAGGGGATCTCCCTGTGGAGCAACTGATTTTGTGGCCAAAGACGTTATTGGAAGGAATACTGAAGGGCTGGCCAGTCGGGCCGGATTGAGGATTCAACACTACCCCTGCAGGGCACCTAAAATGCGATTATTAAGTGACGATGAGTGTAAAAAAGAAATGGCTGCTAATATGCACCGTGACGCCTTTGAAAGAGGCCTGGAAGAATCTAAAAAAGAGTGA
- a CDS encoding DsrE family protein, with protein sequence MIENSPKVLTIVLTEGPYRSQYADMAYEIALSALNKKYRVNLFLYMDATHIPKKEQNPHSFPNVAAKFRNLINKGADVRACVRCSTARGHSCAKKPYIKGVAITNVYDLAGWIKESHQVISLGV encoded by the coding sequence ATGATAGAGAACTCCCCTAAAGTTCTAACCATAGTCCTTACTGAGGGCCCTTATCGCTCCCAGTATGCAGATATGGCCTATGAAATAGCACTGAGTGCACTTAATAAAAAATACAGGGTAAATTTATTTTTATATATGGATGCTACCCACATTCCAAAAAAAGAACAGAATCCCCATTCATTTCCCAATGTAGCCGCAAAATTCCGGAATCTCATAAATAAAGGGGCTGATGTGAGGGCTTGTGTGCGATGTTCCACAGCTCGAGGCCATAGTTGTGCCAAAAAACCATATATCAAAGGCGTGGCAATCACCAATGTTTATGATCTAGCAGGTTGGATAAAAGAAAGCCACCAAGTAATTAGTTTGGGGGTTTAA
- a CDS encoding arsenate reductase ArsC, which produces MESNKKKVIFICKNNSGRSQLAEALLKNTYSNHYEVYSAGSEPLEINPLTIEVLREIGIDISQNKSKSLEKFQGHEFDYVVSLCDEGACPVFIGGKSHIHQGFPDPREFKGDDNTQLNSLRNLRDNIQEWIKKEFSREI; this is translated from the coding sequence ATGGAATCAAATAAGAAAAAAGTCATTTTCATATGTAAAAATAATTCAGGACGGTCCCAGTTGGCGGAAGCTTTACTAAAAAATACCTATAGCAATCATTATGAAGTTTACTCTGCCGGATCAGAACCTCTGGAAATTAATCCCCTTACCATAGAAGTTCTAAGGGAAATAGGTATTGATATCTCTCAAAATAAATCAAAAAGTCTGGAAAAATTCCAAGGCCATGAATTTGATTATGTGGTATCCCTATGTGATGAAGGGGCCTGTCCGGTTTTTATTGGAGGTAAAAGCCATATCCATCAGGGATTTCCCGACCCTCGTGAATTTAAAGGTGATGATAACACCCAGTTAAATTCTTTAAGAAATTTAAGAGATAATATCCAGGAATGGATAAAAAAAGAATTTAGTAGAGAAATTTAA